A portion of the Drosophila innubila isolate TH190305 chromosome 3L unlocalized genomic scaffold, UK_Dinn_1.0 0_D_3L, whole genome shotgun sequence genome contains these proteins:
- the LOC117786278 gene encoding serine/threonine-protein kinase WNK, with the protein MDGESQPSDEVNSKTIRDAGVVSTDNSKDKDMPAKAVVSPSLTSTPTPTPSPAADAKPKKMEARKSSSDTGIEPVLKQQLTGTGSQSMTGPLPFKAPYGKASKAGKGTDNYVRFVLKNVEQSNRNANPLQFEELETEFPRDYDDNIEMLSREAEHLEEQFRTPTRSNTTDAANHQVAGIIENIITEASRTVKTEKTQVDVPCKPANKQSTGGKRVGFQVEEKVDSEGQHHETQPKDFENLSKQAESGDAISGDSSVPGTETSVSLQPSLASTASATSSVTSLTKERKSDEDDDPVAMSPCGRFFKYDKEVGRGSFKTVYRGLDTLTGVPVAWCELLDKQVKKSERTRFREEADMLKKLQHPNIVRFYTYWEFPIGRKKNIVLVTELMLSGTLKSYLKRFKKIHPKVLKSWCRQILKGLNFLHTRQFPIIHRDLKCDNIFITGTTGSVKIGDLGLATLKNRSHAKSVIGTPEFMAPEMYEEHYDESVDVYAFGMCMLEMAISEYPYSECKGPAQIYKKVISGIKPAALSKVEDPNVRDIIERCIELKKEDRPRCNELLESEFFDEDIGIRVEPAASEQFLSDPSISIIEFRLRFMDPKKRSSRHKENEAIQFEYNIQHDEYEQIAQDMMKENIISEDDSRAVARLLKVQVVSLLKERAQRQTQIKLQNEKSRLEKLALQKQRESLPTNVEEEDDEEDESEDEEDGVKWNQRLKYEILNTDSETSLVTSTNSADPQNLLTRSSTSIQNGVNPLQQLQQQQIPQLVSGQQKVIASPAIAQVQQHSTTVHYIQNPQIASYQNATNAMPDIANGHGHGKVISPTGNQQQQQQQQAVPQLQAPQQSAPSAQLIAQQVQVQPVVVAAVIQQQQQQHLNEPQKVPQIPLQQQLQQLMHSNLPATDLVQQQHQQQYYQPQQTQALHQVQLTQQQQQQAYAMQQQQMQPLPIQQQQQLPTSQQQQIQHQMPAQPIPQQSVQQQPMQQQPMQQQPIQQQPVQQQAVQQQPMQQQPLQQQPIQQQPVQQQPMQQQPMQQQPMQQQPLQQQPMQQQPMQQQPMQQQPIQQPSATQQQILQQHHLQQLQQQQQFVQQQQQFLPNALTQPHQIPISTHNPQMTMQPLVVSAPQIMAQQQPTAMLIQGQMQVPPTMHQQPLSTTYSQPQPAPQQQQQIVQPILNVADVQQQQQQQTQQLANQMQQQFLQNQQQQQQQQPLQQQIPLEQQLQQLLHSQPQAPIVQQQQQPPLQADQHPQQPQQQLPSKAINQQTASVAQEHAVVVTQSNFDVATPSVEPQQTTSASVDAEKQQKQQQGTGGRIQKPRRSNRSGNERVPKLSVTSVDEGSVINCHMENKLKTITFKFDISDVNPVEIANKLIAQDLLSNCQSTVFVEMINDIVEQVKQNPHQIPIPTSYRRNIEKRDETASDITKMFDSTVNSGDGMGAGGAADAINTDKSSTGEGRVRDSSVQSNAELLTNAATPPTTTSTMSSSSTTSRDAGNNSNDVTIGSGSVSRKTSTASEYTSLSIDYMPDSAITPTGNEAFQPLDGCFYKPQSEQKARSLAISRVQMLLESTRSETKPRSLNLPLNRQLKIVDDLKHTRSLDDLSEVNITFEMPPSKAAKQAADNHTANSDKSKESGVQLGAVQPPGAANTLEQLKIELENITHAHAFASAVVASIGSRPNTYQASPAIASMKALSAQQPVSSDTVVNKSNSTGGGSGSAASFGQNTPTAVLNSARGTSVYNSRRTSIDNSMGSDMQLPASSLNMNHEGVIAGLDNTLYLEAGVAGNDKKLVKQESLDKVSNSSNAGGESRNPSNGALNLNSIADLEKKLAALRHADNTEEPAVGAAATATAAKPSEEPVVSVNARKISRFSVSRVQEQKTSTDEALQHQLKIDLQVAGQGHNYNASNSVQNGSMVNTPTELINSPIQNVPMAINGIQLIYQQQQSAPSGVGVGMMVPQNQAVQNGTTPQQVQHPQQQQQQQQQQQQMHANIPQQHQQPAVNTHPQMVNTVQQQQPQQIAMQQIPHQQQVQQQSAQIMPQQQQQPPQQQQQQQQPIMLQQQQQAGQQFAMSTSQPQQQQHAPQQYMQAQPNQMHQLTPLVMGMGVGVAQAMQPHQLGGMPTQMSASHQLLQQQQHQQQALQLQSHLQQPQQSVPAMYNQQQQPNFQVSATGQLLQQAPLVGSQQTAQPMQHVLQPLFNPSVAEVAEEPVSLAATHPHLLPSDIQSDIKHNLDSLVNQLCNTRLGTNQHQRLLLLRQRQLIEEDELRLKHYVEYEKFQKALRQSLSTNAPTTTAYYSPAAAPVQTNLTAPATAPPISSNTTAAASTNT; encoded by the exons ATGGATGGTGAATCGCAGCCGTCTGATGAAGTCAATAGCAAAACAATTCGAGACGCTGGTGTAGTATCCACGGATAACAGCAAAGACAAAGACATGCCAGCAAAGGCTGTTGTGTCCCCGTCCCTGACCTCGACCCCGACTCCAACCCCGTCGCCAGCAGCAGATGCCAAACCGAAGAAAATGGAAGCTAGAAAATCATCGTCTGATACGGGGATAGAGCCTGTGCTGAAACAGCAGCTCACCGGCACAGGGTCGCAGTCGATGACGGGCCCATTGCCTTTCAAAGCGCCGTACGGCAAGGCCAGCAAAGCGGGGAAGGGGACAGACAATTATGTTCGATTTGTGCTCAAGAACGTCGAGCAATCCAATCGGAATGCCAATCCTTTGCAGTTTGAGGAACTGGAAACGGAATTTCCTCGAGATTACGATGACAACATTGAGATGCTGTCGCGTGAAGCGGAGCACTTGGAAGAGCAATTTCGTACACCAACGCGATCGAACACAACAGATGCGGCTAACCATCAAGTAGCTGGCATTATTGAGAACATCATTACTGAGGCGTCGCGCACTGTTAAGACTGAGAAGACCCAGGTTGATGTGCCATGTAAACCTGCCAACAAACAGTCGACTGGCGGAAAGCGCGTAGGCTTCCAAGTTGAGGAGAAGGTGGATTCTGAGGGGCAACACCATGAAACTCAGCCAAaggattttgaaaatttatctAAGCAAGCAGAGAGTGGGGATGCAATCTCTGGTGACTCGTCGGTTCCTGGAACAGAGACATCGGTGTCACTGCAGCCATCATTAGCATCTACTGCATCAGCAACGTCATCAGTAACGTCCCTAACGAAAGAGCGTAAAAgtgatgaggatgatgatccGGTAGCGATGTCGCCCTGCGGACGCTTCTTCAAATACGACAAAGAAGTCGGTCGTGGTTCCTTTAAAACCGTTTATCGGGGCCTAGACACTCTAACAGGAGTACCTGTTGCCTGGTGTGAGTTGCTG GATAAGCAAGTGAAGAAAAGCGAACGTACCAGGTTTCGAGAAGAAGCGGATATGTTGAAGAAATTGCAGCATCCTAACATAGTGCGTTTCTATACATATTGGGAGTTTCCTATAGGACGGAAAAAGAATATAGTACTAGTCACTGAGCTAATGTTATCTGGTACTTTAAAGTC GTATTTGAAGCGATTCAAGAAAATACACCCAAAGGTATTGAAGTCATGGTGTCGTCAGATCTTAAAAGGTCTAAACTTCCTGCATACTCGTCAATTTCCTATAATTCATCGTGATTTAAAAtgtgataatatttttataactgGCACCACTGGTAGCGTTAAAATCGGTGACTTGGGACTGGCAACTCTGAAAAATCGGTCCCATGCTAAATCTGTGATTGGTACACCTGAATTTATGGCACCCGAAATGTACGAGGAGCACTATGATGAATCGGTAGATGTTTATGCTTTTGGCATGTGCATGTTGGAAATGGCCATATCCGAATATCCGTACAGCGAATGCAAAGGTCCCGCCCAGATATACAAAAAGGTTATATCTGGCATAAAGCCCGCAGCTCTCTCAAAGGTTGAAGATCCCAATGTGCGAGATATTATTGAGCGCTGTATTGAGCTGAAAAAAGAGGATCGTCCCAGATGCAACGAGCTGCTGGAATCGGAATTTTTCGATGAAGACATTGGAATACGTGTGGAGCCCGCTGCTTCGGAACAGTTCCTCTCAGACCCCAGCATAAGCATCATTGAGTTTAGATTGCGATTCATGGATCCAAAGAAGCGCTCATCAAGGCACAAGGAGAACGAAGCCATCCAGTTTGAGTACAACATTCAACACGATGAGTACGAGCAAATTGCCCAAGATATGATGAAGGAGAACATTATCTCTGAAGATGATTCGCGTGCAGTTGCCCGCCTTTTAAAGGTCCAGGTTGTGTCCTTGCTTAAGGAACGTGCTCAGCGTCAAACACAAATCAAGCTTCAGAATGAGAAATCACGACTGGAGAAACTCGCCTTGCAAAAGCAGCGTGAAAGCTTGCCGACGAACGTTGAAGAGGAGGACGATGAAGAAGATGAATCTGAAGACGAGGAGGATGGCGTTAAATGGAATCAGCGACTCAAGTATGAAATACTAAACACTGACTCGGAGACAAGCTTGGTCACCTCCACAAACAGTGCAGATCCTCAGAATCTATTGACTAGATCATCAACTTCCATTCAAAACGGCGTTAACCcattgcaacagctgcaacagcaacagattcCCCAGTTGGTGTCAGGACAACAAAAGGTGATCGCTTCTCCTGCTATAGCGCAAGTGCAGCAACATTCAACAACGGTTCATTATATTCAGAACCCCCAGATAGCTTCATATCAAAATGCCACAAACGCCATGCCGGACATTGCGAATGGGCATGGGCATGGCAAGGTCATCTCACCCACGGgcaatcagcagcagcaacaacaacaacaggcagtTCCCCAGCTACAGGCGCCTCAACAGTCGGCGCCATCGGCACAATTGATAGCTCAACAGGTGCAGGTGCAGCcagttgtagttgctgctgtcattcagcaacaacaacagcaacatctaAACGAACCGCAGAAGGTGCCACAAATACctttgcagcaacaacttcagCAGCTTATGCATAGCAATTTGCCGGCAACGGATTtggtgcagcagcaacatcaacagcaataTTATCAGCCGCAACAAACGCAGGCGTTGCACCAAGTTCAGcttacacaacaacaacaacaacaggcctatgctatgcaacaacaacaaatgcaaccaCTACCaatacagcagcaacaacagctgccaacatcacagcaacagcaaattcAACATCAAATGCCAGCACAGCCCATTCCACAACAAtctgtacaacaacaacctatgcaacaacaacctatgcaacaacaacctatacaacaacaacctgtacaacaacaagcggTTCAACAACAACCTATGCAGCAACAGcctttacaacaacaacccatTCAACAACAACCCGTTCAACAACAaccaatgcaacaacaaccaatgcaacaacaacctatgcaacaacaacctttgcaacaacaacctatgcaacaacaacctatgcaacaacaacctatgcaacaacaacccaTTCAACAGCCATctgcaacacaacaacagatTCTTCAGCAACATCatttgcagcagttgcaacaacagcaacagtttgtacagcaacaacaacagttccTTCCAAATGCATTAACACAACCGCATCAAATTCCAATTTCGACGCATAACCCTCAAATGACAATGCAGCCACTTGTTGTCAGTGCCCCTCAAATCATGGCACAGCAACAACCGACTGCTATGTTAATACAAGGACAAATGCAGGTGCCTCCAACAATGCATCAGCAGCCTTTGTCGACCACATACAGTCAACCTCAGCCAGctccgcagcagcagcaacaaattgttcAGCCAATTCTTAATGTTGCTGATgttcagcaacaacaacaacaacaaactcaaCAACTAGCCAATCAAATGCAGCAGCAATTCctacaaaatcaacagcagcagcaacaacagcaaccactgCAGCAACAGATACCTTTagaacaacaattgcaacagctgTTACATAGTCAGCCACAAGCTCCGattgtgcaacagcagcaacagcctcCGCTACAAGCTGATCAACAtccacagcaaccacaacagcagctgccaagTAAAGCAATTAATCAACAAACAGCTTCTGTTGCACAGGAgcatgcagttgttgttactcAATCGAACTTTGATGTGGCAACGCCAAGTGTCGAGCCACAGCAGACAACTTCAGCTTCTGTCGACGCGgaaaagcagcaaaagcaacaacaaggtACTGGAGGACGCATACAAAAACCGCGACGGTCGAATCGTAGCGGCAACGAACGCGTACCAAAGCTAAGTGTAACCAGCGTGGATGAGGGAAGTGTCATCAACTGTCATATGGAAAACAagctaaaaacaataacattcaaatttgacatcaGCGACGTCAATCCAGTGGAAATTGCTAAcaaattg ATTGCCCAAGATTTACTGTCGAATTGTCAAAGTACTGTTTTTGTGGAAATGATTAACGATATTGTAGAGCAGGTTAAGCAGAATCCACACCAAATTCCAATCCCAACCTCTTATCGCCGCAACATTGAGAAG CGGGATGAAACCGCCAGCGACATCACTAAGATGTTCGACTCTACAGTAAACAGCGGAGATGGAATGGGCGCAGGAGGTGCCGCTGATGCAATTAACACAGATAAATCCAGCACTGGTGAGGGAAGAGTACGTGACTCGTCTGTCCAAAGCAATGCAGAATTGTTAACAAATGCTGCGACGCCACCAACAACCACTTCAACAATGTCGTCGTCGTCCACAACTTCAAGGGACGCGGGCAACAATAGCAATGATGTGACAATTGGTTCTGGGTCAGTTTCTCGCAAGACTAGCACCGCATCGGAGTATACATCGCTATCCATCGACTATATGCCGGACAGCGCTATTACGCCAACGGGCAATGAAGCGTTCCAGCCACTGGATGGCTGCTTTTACAAACCCCAATCTGAACAAAAAGCACGCAGTCTGGCCATAAGCCGGGTGCAAATGCTATTGGAGTCAACACGTAGCGAGACGAAGCCCAGAAGCTTGAATTTGCCACTGAATcgacaattgaaaattgtggaTGATTTGAAACACACCAGAAGCTTGGATGATCTGAGTGAAGTGAACATCACATTCGAGATGCCGCCCAGCAAGGCGGCCAAGCAGGCCGCAGATAACCACACAGCAAATTCCGACAAATCCAAAGAGAGTGGTGTCCAACTAGGTGCTGTTCAGCCTCCTGGCGCTGCGAATACCCTGGAACAGCTTAAGATCGAGCTAGAAAACATAACACACGCACATGCGTTCGCCTCCGCCGTAGTGGCTTCCATTGGCTCTCGTCCTAATACTTACCAAGCCTCTCCAGCAATTGCATCGATGAAAGCTCTGTCAGCTCAGCAGCCGGTCTCGTCCGACACAGTG GTTAACAAATCAAATAGCACGGGCGGAGGCAGTGGCTCGGCTGCCTCGTTTGGACAGAATACACCCACCGCCGTGTTGAATTCAGCACGTGGTACATCGGTGTATAACTCACGCCGCACGTCAATTGACAACAGCATGGGATCAGATATGCAACTGCCCGCTTCGAGCCTCAACATGAATCATGAGGGCGTCATCGCAGGTCTTGACAACACGCTTTACCTTGAGGCTGGTGTAGCTGGGAACGACAAGAAGCTGGTCAAACAGGAAAGCCTGGATAAAGTATCGAATTCATCGAATGCCGGCGGCGAGTCCAGAAATCCCAGCAATGGAGCACTCAATCTGAATTCGATAGCGGATTTAGAGAAGAAATTGGCTGCATTACGTCATGCTGATAACACAGAGGAG CCGGCTGTTggagcagcagcgacagctaCAGCTGCCAAGCCATCAGAAGAACCTGTGGTCAGTGTGAATGCTCGGAAAATTTCGAGATTTAGCGTTAGTCGCGTACAGGAGCAGAAGACATCTACGGATGAGGCTCTTCAGCATCAGCTAAAGATTGATCTGCAGGTTGCTGGCCAGGGCCACAACTACAATGCAAGCAACTCTGTCCAGAATGGAAGCATGGTCAATACACCCACTGAGCTCATCAACTCTCCGATACAAAACGTTCCGATGGCCATTAATGGCATCCAATTGAtttatcagcagcagcagtccgCTCCATCTGGTGTAGGCGTGGGCATGATGGTGCCTCAAAATCAAGCTGTTCAGAATGGCACTACACCTCAGCAAGTACAGcatccacagcagcagcagcaacaacaacaacaacagcaacaaatgcatgcaaatattccacagcaacatcaacagccaGCAGTAAACACTCATCCACAAATGGTGAATActgtgcagcagcaacaaccacagcaaatTGCTATGCAGCAAATACCGCATCAACAACAGGTACAACAGCAGTCAGCGCAAATCatgccacaacagcagcagcaaccgccacaacagcagcagcagcaacaacaaccaataatgctccagcagcaacagcaagctGGCCAACAGTTTGCCATGTCAACATcacagccacaacagcagcaacatgcacCACAGCAGTATATGCAGGCGCAGCCAAATCAAATGCATCAGTTGACACCACTGGTCATGGGCAtgggagtgggcgtggcccAAGCAATGCAGCCACATCAACTGGGAGGGATGCCCACGCAAATGTCAGCCTCGCATCAGTTgctccagcagcaacaacatcagcaacaagcATTGCAACTTCAATCTCATctgcagcaaccacaacaaagtGTGCCAGCCATGtacaaccagcaacaacagccaaatTTTCAAGTTTCTGCAACGGgccagctgctgcaacaagcGCCGCTGGTAGGCAGCCAGCAGACAGCCCAGCCCATGCAGCATGTCCTGCAGCCGCTTTTTAATCCATCTGTTGCTGAAG TTGCAGAGGAACCCGTGTCATTGGCGGCCACTCATCCACACCTGTTGCCGAGTGATATTCAATCG GACATAAAGCACAATCTGGACTCATTGGTCAATCAATTGTGTAACACACGATTAGGGACAAACCAACACCAGCGATTACTGCTTCTGCGTCAACGACAGCTCATAGAGGAAGATGAGCTTCGTTTAAAACATTATGTAGAATACGAAAAGTTTCAGAAGGCGCTGCGCCAAT CACTAAGCACAAACGCTCCAACTACTACCGCATATTATTCGCCAGCTGCTGCACCGGTTCAAACAAACTTGACAGCTCCAGCAACAGCACCACCAATATCGTCAAATACTACAGCCGCAGCCTCTACAAATACATAA